In Planctomycetota bacterium, the sequence CGCCAGCGCGGCAAGCTGCTGCTTGAGCTGCTCGAGCTCCTTGCGCAGCGGGTGGTCGTCGGGCTCGGCGGCCGGGCCGAGGCCGATGGCGAGGGCCAGGATAGCCAGTGTGTGGGTGAAACAGCGCATGTGACCTCCAGATCGGGTTCCCTGGCTCAGCGGCCGACGCTCAGGGAGAAGTAGAGGAACTCGGTGTCGTCGTCGCTCTGCTTGATGAGCGGTGCAGAGAAGTCCACGCTGATCGGCACGTTCGACAGCGCCGGGACAAGGATCCGGAAGCCGAAGCCGACGGCCAGGCGCGGGTCGCCAAAGAGCGTGAAGTCCTTGGTGACGGTGCCTGCATCGGTGAAGAAGACGCCGTAGAAGTTCGGCGGGGCGATGGGGTAACGGTATTCGGCGCTGACCAGGGCCCGGTACTTGCCGCCAATCGGCTCGTCGTTGTCGTGGGGCGAGGCCCCCCGATAGGCGAAGCCGCGCAGGTTCTGGCCGCCTGCGTACAGGCGCTCATAGATGGGGAACGAGCCGATCTCATAGTCCATCCGGCCGCGCAAGGAGATCACCCGTTCGTAGCCCTTGGGGTGAGTGCCCAGGGTCCAGAACTTGGTGCCGCCGCCGCCCAGGGTGACGCCGTGGGGCACAACGAGTTCGCTGCCGATCTCCCACTCATAGCCTTTGGTGGGGAAGGTCGGGCGGTCCGTGCGGTCGCGGCGAACGGTGACACCCGCGCCGAACACAGGGTGGGTGCCCTTCTCGTCCTTCGCATCGTCTGGTGCCTCTTCATCAGGGTCGAAGTCGTCATCTTCGTCGTGGATCGAGACGTTGACGGCCTCGAGGCGGGCGTGGAAGGTGACGTCGGTATCCGGGTCGCCCTTGTACTTGCGGAGGCCGCGGTAGACGCGCAGGCCGGTGCGCGACTCGTCCCACGTGCCTTGGTCGCGGGTCCTGTGGTAGACGCTCCAGCCGAAGCTCTGGGGCCCTGCCAGGCCCTCCGAGTCGCGGGCGTTGGGGCCGCCGCGGCGCCAGTACGGGTTGTCGTAGGCGAGGGCGTAGTTGCTGTAGACGGTGCCCGGCATGAGCGACACGCGGAGGGTCTGGCCGGCTCCGACGTAGGCGTTGCCGCTCCACAGATCGCTCCAGCTCTTCGGGCTGTCGCGCCAGTCGAAGTTGCGCTGGACGATCTCGATGGTGCCCACGATGCCGTTGGTGGACGAGGCGCCGATGCCGAAGCGGAAGACGCCGGTGCGCCCCTCTGTGACCTCCACCAGAATGTCGCGCTCGCCCGGGGCGGGCGGGTCGGCGGGCACGAGCTTCATCGTCACGGTGTCGAAGAACTGGAGGCGCTCGACGCCGCGCTGGCTCCGTTCGAGGCCCTCGATGCTGTAGAGCATGCC encodes:
- the bamA gene encoding outer membrane protein assembly factor BamA is translated as MNDQLRCLSRRGTLLALALLGLAARPAAAEQVLVREIVVRGYTGDAATITDIMRTKVGMPLDHNRLNDDLMALFRAGHMATYQLVTVPGGVRILVDISEGPRVRRIEIRGAGRDWGAKMKDEIVTRPNDPVSAAVLQQPEDQRYRGDKERIRAYCQQQGYRAVTVVSETTPVPNTNQIDLLFKVNLGPKYQVWWLRFQGNRSIRTRELRAQMQTKRDTFFTSRRYCDKVFEEDIVRLEDYCRYKGFPNAKVTYRRRFLGPQGNRVEITILVDEGQQFPVGTVEIKGATRFGQDTLLAAIPLKPAEIYSDQKLLDSRAIIERLYHENGCPDIAVSYTRQLNAAGDAFDVVITLDEGEVVRINTIRTRGHPRTRRDVILREMELEPGMLYSIEGLERSQRGVERLQFFDTVTMKLVPADPPAPGERDILVEVTEGRTGVFRFGIGASSTNGIVGTIEIVQRNFDWRDSPKSWSDLWSGNAYVGAGQTLRVSLMPGTVYSNYALAYDNPYWRRGGPNARDSEGLAGPQSFGWSVYHRTRDQGTWDESRTGLRVYRGLRKYKGDPDTDVTFHARLEAVNVSIHDEDDDFDPDEEAPDDAKDEKGTHPVFGAGVTVRRDRTDRPTFPTKGYEWEIGSELVVPHGVTLGGGGTKFWTLGTHPKGYERVISLRGRMDYEIGSFPIYERLYAGGQNLRGFAYRGASPHDNDEPIGGKYRALVSAEYRYPIAPPNFYGVFFTDAGTVTKDFTLFGDPRLAVGFGFRILVPALSNVPISVDFSAPLIKQSDDDTEFLYFSLSVGR